The window GAGGGAGCTCAAGTCATTGTTGCTGGTCGTGCCTATGATCCTACTGTATTTGCAGCATTAGCTGTAAAAGAGGGTTATGATACAGGTTTAGCACTCCATATGGGTAAGATTTTAGAATGTGCCAGTATAGCGGCTACGCCTGGTAGCGGCAGTGATTGTATGTTTGGTTATTTAGGTGATGATTATTTCAAGCTGGAACCCTTAAGTCCCATTCGAAAATGTACCACATTATCTGTAGCCGCCCATACGTTATATGAAAAAACCAATCCTTATGTATTACCAGGACCAGGCGGTGTCATTGATTTACATGATGCAAAATTTGAACAAGAAACAGACAGCATGGTAAAAGTGACAGGTTCCAAATTTATCCCTTCGGATGCCTACACCATTAAATTAGAAGGGGCTAAGAAAGTGGGCTATCGCACGGTATCCATTGCAGGCACAAGAGACAGCATCATGATCGGGCAGATTGATGCTATTGTAGAAGAAGTGAAAGAACGTGTAAAAGATAATTTTTCAGATGCTGATTTTGACTACTATCTGGACTTCAAAATATATGGTAAAAATGCAGTTATGGGTTCTTTAGAGCCAATGAACGAGATTACAAGTCATGAGATTGGTATTGTGATTGAAGCTGTAGCCGATACCCAACAGATTGCTAACACCATCTGCAGCTTTGCCAGGTCTACTATGTTGCATTATGGGTACAATGGACGTATATCCACAGCAGGTAATCTTGCATTTCCTTATTCTCCATCGGATTTTAAAGCAGGTGAAGTATACGCATTCAGCTTATATCATGTGGTTGAAGTGGACCCTTATGAATTGTTCCCTATTGATTATATGACAGTTGGGGAGGCATTATAAATGAAGAGAAGATTAAAAGACATTGCAGAAGTCATCCGAAGTAAAAATGCAGGTCCCTATGAACTAACCTTTGATATTATATTCAAGGATTGGGAGCTTTTTGAGACAGCATGTAAGCATCATATCATTAATAAGCAAGTTATTGCATCCCTCTATGATATCCCTATAACAGATGTCATCAACATCATTGAATTTAAACCTGCAAAAGCCATCAAAGCTACGATTGTAAGACCAATGGCATCCGGTCAATTAGGAGAAACAGATGTTTACGGTGCGCAACAACATGCACCATTAGTGGATTTAGAAGTGCCATTTTAAAGGAATAGCCAAGGGAATTTTATCACGGGATAGCTGATAGAATTCTCTTTTTTACTTATTAGAAAGTCCTTGAATGTAACATATGAAATAGCTAATCAACTTTTAAAGGGGATATTTTTTTGATATAATAACCCTATAATAAAAAGTAGGAGACAAGCAGATGATTCCAAAAGTCCAAAAAAGAAGAGCAGAGATTAAGAATATTGTTAACATAGAAGGTAAGGCTTATGGCAATGAACTCTCAAAGATGTTTGGTGTAACCACTGAGACCATTCGTGCTGATTTAGATTTTATTGGTATGCAGGAAGGTTATATACGTATACATGGTGGTATCACCAAAGAAGAAACAGAACATTTCAATATGCAGTATAAATACCACGAACGCCAGACCAATTATGTTGAGGCTAAGAAGAAAATATGTTACCATACCATGGATCTGATTGAAGATAATGACTGCATTTATGTGGATACAGGTTCAACGGTTACTTTTTTACTTCATTATATTAATCGGAGAAGAAACATCACCCTTGTAACACCTTCTATCGCTTTATTGATGAAATATGTCACTGAGAATTATGCGCAAGTGTTTCTAAATCAAGGACATACCTTCATCTTCATAGGGGGTGAGGTGGATGCCAACATATTAACAACCTATGGTACATTCTTTCATCAAACAGTAGAGGATTTTAACTTTGATAAAATGATTTTTTCTGTAGATGGCATTGATTATAAAAAAGGATGTACAGACGTGGATTACGCTTCTTATGCGATGATAAAGTCCGTGAGTAAAAAGGCCAACAAGAAGATTGCCATCATGGATAAAAGTAAATTTGGACGGGTTGCAACCCACCATGTTATTGGCTGGGACAGCATAGATTACTTGGTTACAGACTATGCATTGGACCACAAATGGAAATCCCTATTAAAGCAAAAAAACATCACCTATAAGCAGATGTAAAATTTGGCATTTATAACATAAAACAAAATTATTTGCTATAAAAACAAAATATTAACCAAATATTAACGAGCTCTTTACTTGAGCTTTATTTTTTTTTGCTTTTTTTATGCTATTATGATTTTGAAAGGAGGGAATGGTGAAAGTGAGTAAGAAACATACGATTAGATTACTGTTTGTTTTACCTTTTTTAATACCCTTGTTTTTGTTTTGGATTATTCCGCTATGCTTAGCATTTGCCATTAGTTTCACCGATTGGGATTATTTATCGGCAGATATTCATTTTGTTGGACTATACAATTATGTGGATATCTTTACAGATAGTGACTTTATGAAAGCGTTAATCAATACCTTGGTGTTTGGTCTTGGAACTATTGTATCAACCATTGCACTAGGTCTGCTCTTTGCTTTTATTTTTCAAAAAAATTTCAAGGGTCATCGCATCTATCAGATGATTATCTTTAGCCCTTGGGTTACCCCTGCTGTTGCCGTATCTTTGGTATGGTCTTGGATCTATGAACCGGAGAGGGGATTTGCTAACTTTATCCTTGGATTGTTTGGTTTACAGCCATTGGAATGGCTTCATAGCTCAGATACAGCTATGTTGAGTATCATTATTTTTACCATATGGAAGTCCATTGGTTGGACCATGTTATTTTATATTGGTGCTTTGGAACGAGTTCCTAGAAGTACATACGAAGCAGCTGAGATAGATGGTGCTAATGATATAAGCAAATTTATCCATGTCACAGTTCCTCTTATATCACCCACTACTTATTTTTTATTTATTATTAATTTAATCTCATCCATACAAGTATACGACCAAATACAGATTATGACACAAGGTGGCCCAGGAGGCAGTACAACCACCTTACTTTACTTGTATTATAAAAAGGCTTTTCAAAACTTCCAGATGGGTTCTGCAAATGCTGTAGCAATGGTCATACTGGCTATCATTATTCTATTGTCACTACTAAGTACTTATGTCAGTAAGAAATGGGTGCATTATGAATAGAAAAGAAGGGATGTTAAACATGAAAAAAATGAGATTGACCATCAAGCATATTTTCCTCATTAGTATAGCCATTATCTTTGCATTTCCTTTTGTATGGATGGTCTTTGGTGTCTTTAAAACCAACAACGAGATTTGGCAGGAACCTTATAAGTTATTGCCTAGTCACTGGGACATTGCAAAAGTGGTTGAAAGTCTTGGACAGATCAATTTTAATGGCTACATGTTGAACAGCTTTTATGTGGGTATATTCGGTACCTTATCGATACTGATTGTTGCGCTG is drawn from Vallitalea pronyensis and contains these coding sequences:
- a CDS encoding carbohydrate ABC transporter permease, with translation MVKVSKKHTIRLLFVLPFLIPLFLFWIIPLCLAFAISFTDWDYLSADIHFVGLYNYVDIFTDSDFMKALINTLVFGLGTIVSTIALGLLFAFIFQKNFKGHRIYQMIIFSPWVTPAVAVSLVWSWIYEPERGFANFILGLFGLQPLEWLHSSDTAMLSIIIFTIWKSIGWTMLFYIGALERVPRSTYEAAEIDGANDISKFIHVTVPLISPTTYFLFIINLISSIQVYDQIQIMTQGGPGGSTTTLLYLYYKKAFQNFQMGSANAVAMVILAIIILLSLLSTYVSKKWVHYE
- a CDS encoding DUF4387 domain-containing protein; translated protein: MKRRLKDIAEVIRSKNAGPYELTFDIIFKDWELFETACKHHIINKQVIASLYDIPITDVINIIEFKPAKAIKATIVRPMASGQLGETDVYGAQQHAPLVDLEVPF
- a CDS encoding DeoR/GlpR family DNA-binding transcription regulator, yielding MIPKVQKRRAEIKNIVNIEGKAYGNELSKMFGVTTETIRADLDFIGMQEGYIRIHGGITKEETEHFNMQYKYHERQTNYVEAKKKICYHTMDLIEDNDCIYVDTGSTVTFLLHYINRRRNITLVTPSIALLMKYVTENYAQVFLNQGHTFIFIGGEVDANILTTYGTFFHQTVEDFNFDKMIFSVDGIDYKKGCTDVDYASYAMIKSVSKKANKKIAIMDKSKFGRVATHHVIGWDSIDYLVTDYALDHKWKSLLKQKNITYKQM
- a CDS encoding acyclic terpene utilization AtuA family protein encodes the protein MKELRVLSPTAILGYGFPMASFEEGMKRKPHVIAVDAGSTDPGPYYLGAGISFTDATAVKRDLSIMIEAAMKEDIPVIIGTAGGAGGEPHLQEVVDIIKAIAAEKKLTFKMAVIHAEIDKEMVAKKLADGKVSPLHPAPELTEGELEETERIVGQMGLEPIIKALDEGAQVIVAGRAYDPTVFAALAVKEGYDTGLALHMGKILECASIAATPGSGSDCMFGYLGDDYFKLEPLSPIRKCTTLSVAAHTLYEKTNPYVLPGPGGVIDLHDAKFEQETDSMVKVTGSKFIPSDAYTIKLEGAKKVGYRTVSIAGTRDSIMIGQIDAIVEEVKERVKDNFSDADFDYYLDFKIYGKNAVMGSLEPMNEITSHEIGIVIEAVADTQQIANTICSFARSTMLHYGYNGRISTAGNLAFPYSPSDFKAGEVYAFSLYHVVEVDPYELFPIDYMTVGEAL